The proteins below come from a single Candidozyma auris chromosome 3, complete sequence genomic window:
- a CDS encoding phosphatase regulator, translating to MSSDEGPLDPPKNTQGIDLSKLSPQELRIYKMYGKLPTTQQILSSKIQDKKYFDSGDYAMQKQMGGPKSGLGGTIPMAHPNAEKVKEMYNRNSISATNSSILFNGKSNLLSESTAEEEKGGNT from the coding sequence ATGTCTTCAGACGAAGGTCCTTTGGATCCACCAAAGAACACACAGGGAATTGACTTATCCAAGTTATCCCCTCAGGAATTGCGAATTTACAAAATGTACGGCAAGCTCCCTACAACGCAACAAATCTTGTCCTCCAAGATTCAGGATAAGAAGTATTTCGATAGTGGCGACTACGCCATGCAAAAACAAATGGGAGGCCCCAAGTCAGGTTTGGGAGGAACTATTCCCATGGCACACCCTAACGCtgagaaggtgaaggagaTGTATAACCGAAACTCCATCAGCGCCACGAACTCTAGCATCCTCTTCAACGGCAAGCTGAACTTGCTCAGTGAGAGCAcagctgaagaagagaaaggcGGGAATACCTAA
- the NUO2 gene encoding Nuo2p: MAGGPVPVWRKYTSRPVGIWEKIRQWLVLVPNRSSGNPLPSLYRAIPPGARIKEAREYKEPFTIPAGDVINNPYFKRDHRRNYPQIRAFDQTKVSGLLTLGSVEKPRISIGEKGSKELAAFGSDQEVSLSTTLSSVKPDVVKGEVLGKVGEPIVAPSLNKFHWTILKEPVHGMYSDDTDVYPCRFFTDSKTAERASAAN, encoded by the coding sequence ATGGCTGGTGGTCCCGTCCCCGTGTGGAGAAAATACACTTCCAGACCTGTTGGTATCTGGGAGAAGATCAGACAGTGGTTGGTGCTTGTGCCCAACAGATCTTCTGGTAACCCATTACCCTCGTTATACAGAGCTATTCCTCCAGGAGCTAGAATCAAGGAGGCCAGAGAATACAAGGAGCCCTTCACTATCCCAGCGGGCGATGTCATCAACAACCCATACTTTAAGCGTGACCACAGAAGAAACTACCCACAGATTCGTGCTTTCGACCAGACTAAAGTGTCTGGCTTGTTGACGTTAGGGTCAGTAGAAAAGCCTAGAATCTCCATAGGTGAGAAAGGCTCCAAGGAGTTGGCTGCATTCGGACTGGACCAAGAGGTCAGTTTGTCTACTACATTAAGCTCCGTCAAACCTGACGTGGTCAAGGGCGAAGTTTTGGGTAAAGTGGGCGAGCCTATCGTTGCTCCATCGTTGAACAAGTTCCATTGGaccattttgaaggagcCAGTGCACGGCATGTACTCCGACGACACTGACGTGTATCCATGTCGTTTCTTCACCGACAGCAAGACCGCCGAGAGAGCGTCTGCTGCCAACTAA
- a CDS encoding metalloendopeptidase WSS1, with protein MVVEGRAKPVVQPTRKSPVARIANISSLKRYADRDYALDLLHQLAVAVGPIINHYKFKVGTLCEMYPKSPNLLGLNVNKGSKILIRLRTPFNDKAFFPMSDLIGTFLHELTHNVHGPHDAKFYALLDELRNKYETGAFSSGSYRCEESRLGGAYVPPWSSSVTVRQKRIDAVSKIKYKAESRRLGGPIREKNHKNPRAAVAEAAERRFRDSKWCGGKVDEHDLGLDAQDTDTPKEKLEEYKEVIDLTEESAGIKKEQDSEVIVIDACESRSRSSSPPVTLASSVSETTFVATTSSNPLSFSVIAPFRRHSSISSSPPSASSPGKMFIGGDENYPRTKLVADIDFGRIIEWTAVTKAKERKKRRKVAKDKVRKEPKKGNNKAPKRVKKKKEVRAMSFSELLHSGQKGHKFDDST; from the coding sequence ATGGTTGTTGAGGGTAGGGCTAAGCCTGTTGTACAGCCCACCAGAAAGTCCCCGGTTGCACGTATTGCCAATATCAGCTCCCTCAAGCGATACGCTGACAGAGACTATGCCTTAGACCTTTTGCACCAGCTTGCCGTGGCCGTGGGGCCCATCATCAACCATTACAAGTTCAAGGTTGGTACACTCTGTGAGATGTACCCCAAGAGCCCGAACCTTTTGGGACTAAATGTGAATAAAGGTCTGAAGATATTGATACGGCTTCGTACGCCATTCAATGATAAAGCGTTTTTTCCCATGTCAGACTTGATTGGTACTTTTCTACACGAACTCACGCATAACGTTCATGGGCCACATGACGCCAAATTCTATGCGCTTTTAGATGAGCTCAGAAATAAGTACGAGACAGGAGCCTTCTCATCTGGATCGTATAGATGCGAGGAAAGCAGGTTGGGTGGAGCGTATGTGCCACCTTGGCTGCTGAGTGTAACGGTAAGACAAAAGAGAATCGATGCTgtttccaaaatcaagtaCAAAGCTGAATCGAGGAGACTAGGCGGTCCTATACGGGAGAAAAATCATAAGAATCCTAGAGCTGCTGTTGCCGAAGCAGCTGAGCGTCGTTTTAGAGACTCAAAGTGGTGTGGAGGTAAAGTTGACGAACACGATTTGGGTCTAGATGCTCAGGATACCGATACACCCAAGgagaagctcgaggagTACAAGGAGGTGATTGATCTAACCGAGGAAAGTGCAGGTATCAAGAAGGAGCAAGATTCCGAGGTAATTGTAATTGATGCGTGTGAGTCGAGAAGCAGGTCTTCTTCGCCGCCCGTAACGCTAGCTTCGTCTGTTTCAGAAACCACGTTTGTGGCCACTACCTCGTCGAACCCACTCTCGTTTTCGGTGATAGCGCCCTTCCGGAGACATCTGAGTATATCGCTGAGCCCACCTCTGGCTCTGAGTCCTGGCAAGATGTTTATCGGTGGAGATGAAAATTATCCGAGAACGAAGCTTGTTGCAGACATCGACTTTGGGCGGATTATTGAATGGACTGCAGTGACAAAGGCGAAGGAGCGCAAGAAGAGACGaaaggttgcaaaagacaAAGTGCGCAAGGAGCCCAAGAAAGGCAACAACAAAGCACCCAAGAGagtaaagaagaagaaagaagtgaGGGCGATGAGCTTCTCGGAATTACTTCACAGCGGTCAAAAAGGCCACAAATTTGACGACTCAACCTGA
- the THI6 gene encoding bifunctional hydroxyethylthiazole kinase/thiamine-phosphate diphosphorylase: MVDYSLYFVTDPNMVPSNSTFLDQIRKAVDNGATIVQLREKDISTRDFIDRAKKVLEITKPKNIPLIINDRVDVALAVDADGVHVGQDDMPATVARKLIGPDKILGVSCGNPEETTEACESGVVDYVGLGTLYPTNTKNVKNVCGPIGIRKSLKVLRAHSNKNVKCVAIGGINSTNASKVMYQCAIPGRGIDGVAVVSCIMAAPDAAAATQDLVKELSSDVPWLDKEVVKGAASNMKDAWQAMLKRKPLVHHVTNNVVKNFSANVTLAVGASPIMSELAEEFHEFASSPAPVGLVLNMGTPSSQLMEVFLEGLRQYNKYGKPVLFDPVAAGATAARLQASRVLLNAGHFSVIKGNVGEISAIAKLTSSYTPTSEKKTMQGVDSIAKFDEDAIISLGHNVAREFRTIVVITGPDDYVFDGTLWETTENFDKISGGHEFMGSITGTGCSLGSVICAFLAARADGLGSSNYSAFKAVVSAVKLYKQAGFKAGEATDAPGSFMKEFLDQLYKLVHEG, translated from the coding sequence ATGGTGGATTATTCGTTGTACTTTGTCACGGACCCAAACATGGTCCCTTCAAACTCGACATTCTTGGATCAAATTCGCAAAGCCGTCGATAATGGGGCTACTATAGTGCAATTGCGGGAGAAGGATATTCTGACTCGTGATTTCATTGACAGGGCTAAAAAGGTTCTTGAAATCACAAAGCCGAAGAACATTCCCTTGATTATCAACGATAGAGTCGATGTGGCTTTGGCAGTCGACGCTGATGGTGTCCATGTGGGCCAGGACGATATGCCTGCTACGGTTGCTAGAAAGCTTATTGGGCCTGACAAGATCTTGGGTGTATCCTGTGGAAACCCCGAGGAAACAACTGAAGCCTGTGAGAGTGGTGTCGTTGACTACGTTGGCTTGGGCACTTTGTACCCCACAAATACGAAGAATGTCAAAAATGTGTGCGGGCCAATTGGAATCAGGAAGTCGTTGAAGGTTCTTCGGGCCCactcaaacaaaaatgTCAAATGTGTTGCGATTGGTGGAATCAACTCCACTAATGCTAGCAAAGTGATGTATCAGTGCGCCATTCCAGGCAGAGGTATCGATGGCGTTGCTGTGGTATCGTGTATCATGGCTGCCCCGGatgcagcagcagccaccCAAGATCTCGTGAAAGAGCTCAGTTCTGATGTGCCTTGGCTTGACAAAGAAGTTGTAAAAGGAGCCGCTTCTAATATGAAAGATGCATGGCAAGCTATGTTGAAGCGGAAACCATTAGTCCACCATGTCACCAACAACGTTGTGAAGAACTTCAGCGCCAATGTGACATTGGCCGTCGGTGCTTCTCCTATAATGTCCGAGCTCGCTGAAGAGTTTCATGAgtttgcttcttctcctgcTCCTGTTGGTCTTGTATTAAATATGGGCACCCCATCGTCACAACTCATGGAGGTCTTCCTAGAAGGTCTTCGCCAGTATAACAAATATGGAAAGCCTGTATTGTTTGACCCCGTTGCAGCTGGTGCAACTGCCGCTAGGTTACAGGCATCCAGGGTTTTGCTCAATGCCGGTCATTTCTCCGTGATCAAGGGTAACGTGGGAGAAATCTCGGCTATCGCAAAATTGACAAGTTCCTACACCCCTACTTCggagaagaaaacaatGCAAGGAGTCgattcaattgcaaaatttgatgaagacgCAATCATAAGCTTGGGACACAACGTTGCCAGAGAGTTTCGAACTATTGTTGTTATCACCGGTCCTGATGACTATGTCTTTGACGGCACACTATGGGAAACGACCGAAAACTTTGACAAAATTTCAGGAGGCCATGAATTCATGGGCTCTATCACAGGCACGGGGTGCTCTTTAGGGAGCGTCATATGTGCTTTCCTTGCCGCCCGAGCAGATGGTTTGGGCTCCTCCAACTACAGTGCGTTCAAAGCAGTTGTGTCCGCTGTAAAACTCTACAAACAAGCTGGTTTTAAAGCTGGAGAGGCTACCGATGCTCCAGGAAGCTTCATGAAGGAGTTCTTGGACCAACTATACAAGTTGGTGCACGAAGGATAA
- the FUM12 gene encoding fumarase FUM1, which produces MKAATRIETDAFGEIEVDSSKYYGAQTARSKMNFDIGGAAARMPEPVIRAFGILKKSAAIVNESYGALDSKVAGAIKQAATEVAEGKLDDHFPLVVFQTGSGTQSNMNANEVISNRAIEILGGELGSKKPVHPNDHCNMSQSSNDTFPTVMHIAAVTEISRHLIPELTHLRDSLQKKSEEFKDIIKIGRTHLQDATPLTLGQEFSGYAQQLSNGIERVEATVPRLSYLAQGGTAVGTGLNTKKGWDSRIAEEVSKLTGLPFKTAPNKFEALAAHDAIVEASGALNTVAVSLYKIANDIRYLGSGPRCGYGELSLPENEPGSSIMPGKVNPTQNEALTMVAAQVMGNNTAITFAGASGQFELNVFKPVMISNLLSSIRLIADGCRSFRLNCVDGIKANTDKIEKVLHESLMLVTALNPKIGYDAASKVAKNAHKKGLTLKESCLELGALSAEEFDEWVRPEKMIGPKD; this is translated from the coding sequence ATGAAGGCCGCCACAAGAATCGAAACCGACGCCTTTGGTGAGATCGAGGTGGACTCGTCCAAATACTACGGTGCTCAAACCGCCAGATCCAAGATGAACTTTGACATTGGCGGTGCAGCCGCCAGAATGCCAGAGCCTGTGATCAGAGCGTTTGgtattttgaagaaatctgCTGCAATTGTCAATGAAAGCTACGGCGCCTTGGACTCCAAGGTCGCTGGTGCCATCAAGCAGGCTGCCACTGAGGTTGCCGAGGGTAAGTTGGATGACCACTTCCCATTGGTTGTATTCCAGACTGGTTCCGGTACTCAGTCGAACATGAACGCCAACGAGGTCATTTCCAACCGTGCAATTGAGATCTTGGGCGGTGAGTTGGGCTCGAAGAAGCCTGTCCACCCTAACGACCACTGTAACATGTCGCAGTCCTCGAACGACACCTTCCCAACGGTGATGCACATTGCTGCTGTCACCGAGATTTCTAGACACTTGATTCCAGAGTTGACCCACTTGCGTGACTCGCTACAGAAGAAGTCTGAGGAATTCAAggacatcatcaagattgGTAGAACTCACTTGCAGGACGCTACTCCATTGACCTTGGGCCAGGAATTCTCCGGTTACGCCCAGCAGCTCTCCAATGGTATTGAGAGAGTCGAGGCCACCGTCCCTAGATTGTCCTACTTGGCTCAGGGTGGTACCGCTGTTGGTACTGGTTTGAACACCAAGAAGGGCTGGGACTCCAGAATTGCTGAGGAGGTGTCCAAGTTGACTGGCTTACCATTCAAGACTGCTCCAAACAAGTTCGAGGCTTTGGCTGCTCACGATGCTATCGTTGAGGCCTCTGGTGCTTTGAACACCGTCGCCGTGTCCCTTTACAAGATCGCCAACGATATCAGATACTTGGGTTCTGGTCCTCGTTGCGGTTACGGCGAGTTATCCTTGCCAGAAAACGAGCCTGGCTCGTCCATCATGCCTGGTAAGGTCAACCCTACCCAGAACGAGGCCTTGACCATGGTGGCTGCTCAGGTCATGGGTAACAACACTGCCATCACTTTCGCCGGCGCCTCTGGTCAATTCGAATTGAACGTGTTCAAGCCAGTTATGATCTCGAATTTGTTGAGCTCCATCAGATTGATCGCTGACGGTTGCAGATCCTTTAGACTCAACTGTGTCGACGGTATCAAGGCCAATACCGACAAGATCGAGAAGGTGTTGCACGAATCCTTGATGTTGGTCACCGCTTTAAACCCTAAGATCGGTTATGACGCTGCTTCCAAGGTCGCCAAGAATGCCCACAAGAAGGGCTTGACCTTGAAGGAGTCTTGCTTGGAGTTGGGAGCCTTGTCTGCTGAGGAGTTTGACGAGTGGGTCAGACCAGAGAAGATGATTGGTCCAAAGGACTAA
- a CDS encoding MFS transporter gives MNSSEESIEKNENYQPHPLESTQYGEQNTLERIQTSAAVQSVVESLDQKVVNLGPLEEPYDVQRIHTHPDPESTYNEADEWKYPIDAATQLRIVEFVPGDKQNPKNFGTCRKWLITMTLGFVCFIVAFGSSVVTGDMESPLKTFGVSEEVYILSTITVFVLGFGFGPLVFAPFSEEIGRQPIYLLTLFIALIFIIPCGLAQNIGTMLVCRLIDGLAFSAPMCLIGGSLADIWEGKERGKAMAVFSAAPFLGPALGPLFGGLLGDFTSTWRWIFWTFLIIAGVGYALLILFVPETHHQTILRRRAKKLRKLTGDDTYRAISELKVRTVKEKMNDSLLRPFILLSEVIVFLVTLYMAVLYGLLYMFFFAYPVIYMEGKGWSASKTGVMFLPIAGGVLFASALAPFINNDYNKKAQPYVDKGELPPPELRLRPMLIGCWFIPAGLFAFAWSSYPRLSWAGPAFSGFGCGFGFLMLYNPANNYIVDSYQHYAASGLAAKTFVRSIWGACVPLFTIQMYHRLGYEWASTLMAFIALACCLIPYVFYWKGAKIREYSKYAYTPDIKE, from the coding sequence ATGAATTCCAGTGAAGAATCTATAGAGAAAAATGAGAATTATCAGCCACATCCTTTGGAGCTGACCCAGTATGGTGAACAAAACACCCTTGAGCGAATTCAGACTAGCGCTGCCGTGCAACTGGTGGTCGAATCACTTGACCAAAAGGTCGTTAATTTGGGTCCTCTAGAGGAACCTTACGATGTGCAAAGAATCCACACTCATCCTGATCCTGAATCCACATACAACGAGGCTGACGAATGGAAATACCCCATAGATGCGGCTACGCAATTGAGAATTGTGGAGTTCGTCCCAGGCGATAAACAAAACCCAAAGAATTTTGGCACTTGCAGAAAATGGCTTATTACCATGACTTTGGGGTTTGTATGTTTTATTGTTGCTTTTGGTTCCTCAGTTGTCACTGGTGATATGGAATCTCCACTTAAAACGTTTGGTGTTTCGGAAGAGGTCTACATCTTGTCGACCATCACCGTTTTCGTTTTGGGATTCGGGTTCGGGCCTCTTGTGTTTGCACCCTTCTCCGAGGAAATTGGAAGGCAGCCCATCTATCTTCTCACCTTGTTTATTGCATTGATATTCATCATTCCTTGTGGTCTTGCGCAAAACATTGGAACGATGCTTGTTTGTCGTCTTATCGATGGTCTCGCCTTCTCAGCTCCAATGTGTCTTATCGGTGGCTCACTTGCCGATATCTGGGAAGGCAAAGAGAGAGGAAAGGCAATGGCTGTTTTTTCCGCAGCACCATTTTTAGGCCCAGCTCTTGGTCCACTTTTCGGTGGTCTCTTGGGCGATTTTACCTCGACATGGAGATGGATCTTCTGGACCTTTTTGATTATCGCCGGTGTCGGCTACGCCCTTCTTATTCTTTTCGTTCCAGAAACACACCACCAAACCATTCTCAGAAGAAGGGCTAAAAAACTCAGAAAATTGACAGGCGATGATACATACAGAGCTATTAGTGAGTTGAAAGTGAGAACGGTCAAGGAGAAAATGAACGACTCGTTGCTCAGACCGTTCATTTTGTTAAGCGAGGTTATTGTCTTCCTTGTCACGTTATACATGGCTGTTCTTTACGGCTTGCTTTAcatgttcttctttgcataTCCCGTCATCTACATGGAAGGAAAAGGATGGTCAGCCTCCAAAACTGGTGTGATGTTCCTCCCTATCGCTGGTGGTGTTTTATTTGCAAGTGCTCTCGCGCcattcatcaacaatgaTTACAACAAGAAAGCCCAGCCTTACGTTGACAAAGGCGAGCTTCCTCCCCCCGAGCTTCGTTTGAGACCGATGCTTATTGGATGTTGGTTCATTCCAGCAGGCCTTTTCGCATTTGCTTGGTCTTCCTACCCAAGATTATCATGGGCTGGTCCAGCTTTCAGTGGTTTTGGTTGCGGGTTTGGATTTTTGATGCTATACAATCCCGCAAATAACTACATTGTTGACTCCTACCAACACTACGCCGCCAGTGGATTGGCCGCCAAAACATTTGTGAGATCCATCTGGGGTGCATGCGTCCCACTTTTTACAATTCAGATGTACCACAGACTAGGGTATGAATGGGCCTCTACCTTGATGGCTTTTATCGCGTTGGCATGTTGCCTTATTCCTTATGTATTTTACTGGAAGGGCGCCAAAATTAGGGAATACTCTAAATATGCGTATACCCCTGACATCAAAGAATAA